GAGAAAGAGTGTTGAAGAAGGTGTTAGAGTGTTATAGAGTTGTATTTTTAAGAAGGAATTAGAAGAGAAAGTGATGGGTTGAGCATAAAATGAAGGTTTAGTGGTCTTTGCCGGATTGTGCCTGCCGGCAATTATAAAAAAGTGATATTATAGTATTATTTGACTGAaaaggagaaagagaaaggaaaaCATTGGAAATTGTATTGTATTGCCAGCAAAGTTGAGATGTAAAagttagaaagaaagaaagaaagaaagagggAGTGATGATGTTGGCAGAGTTGGAGGTCACGCCAGCCACAGCAATGCTTTTGTATTTTGGACTATAAAACCATTATTCAGTCTCTGCTTCTCCTTCTCAATTCCTCTCTTCCATTCCGACATCAACATGAACGGGAAAGCCTCCGTCTCTAAGGAGCTCAATGCCAAGCACGCCAAGGTTTCATCAATGCTTCTTCTGTTTATACTTAAatcttgttttttaatttatcattcTCATGATTTCCCCTCATGCAGATCTTGGAAGGACTTCTTAAGCTGCCCGATAACAGGGAATGTGCAGACTGCCGGAACAGGTATCATCAATAAGTTTaacctttttctctttttaccTCATGTTGTCGGAGATGGATCCCCTGCAGTTCAATTCAAAACAGCGGAGTTTAAAAACTTACCATTTCTGgttgttttgaataaaaataagtgTAAAAACAGAGTTTGATAGTTTATGAGCCCTTAAATAGTATCCAATTCTTCACTTTATATTGCACCATGTATTgaaattttgagttgtttttaaATTTACCTTTCCATTTCTCAAATATTGTCAGGGCACCACGATGGGCTAGTGTTAACCTAGGGATTTTCATTTGCATGCAATGTTCAGGAATTCACCGAAGCCTTGGAGTTCATATATCAAAGGTTTACATTTTTGTATCCAGTTCTTTTATGCTATATTTTTTTGGTAGAAATGggaaaagtaaattaaattaatgagTGAAAATAGGTGAtactttaaagataaaaaacatAGTAAAACATAATGTaattgattttcaaaataaCCCTAAATTCTACCATAACATACACAATTCTAGAAGAAAAACTAACtagaaacttttaaaataaataaataataattattatactgaataaattaaaaatattgatagttagaatttaataactaattagatatcaatttataaactaatataaTAAACAACAATATAATGCACATACTTTTTACTTACATAGATACATAAttacttaataaaaaatattcacatattaaaccaaatttttcatatttttatatcggaaacaaaaataatatattattattgaatCACTTATATATAAGATACAAGGATCTTCAACTCtatctcatttatttattttagaacaTTCATATTAAACATTTGATTCatttttactaatattttttacataaaaaaaatcctttttttATGAATGATACTTAAAATCATATATGTATAATGTGGTGCGATCTTGTTTCCATCCTGTTTCTTtccatttcaaaataattaatatatatttcaagTGCTGATGATATCTGCGTgcgtgtttatatatatatatatatatacatatatatatatacatatatatatatatacttttaagCATGAGTTAAAAATTGAATACTTAAAAAAGACCTTTTATAATGTGTTGAAATTATAATattcttaataattatatatcacTGCATACAAATTGTTGCAAAAATTagcaatataaattatttttgtaagcAAATCCGGATATTTCTGTTATGAGGAGGGTTACAATAAAGCATTATCTgctatattaatatattatttacgTACATTTCtatcaataaatttataatgatCGCGTCTTGTCATTTTGGAACTAGGTGCGCTCCACAACTTTAGATACGTGGTTGCCAGAGCAAGTTTCTTTCATGCAATGTAAGAAACtatgtaattttaattctttttcttGCTTCCTTAATGAAAATTATCGTTAACTGAATTACAGAAAGATGTGAGTGACACTCATTCTCATAAAAAAAAGGAAGGTAATATGTGAGCATTagctttatttattttcttagcttttcaataaaaatacggattttttttttatatataattctttGTAATGATTAGTTACCTTCCCTAGAATAGTGAATTTTTTAATCATTGCAATTAAGACATTCATGTAGGTATTGTAATTATCATTTGTTGTTTTAAGGTTATTTAGTTTGTTGATAATTACTGCTGAGATGGTCTCTCTATACACATGTTACACACAGTTATGGGTAATGTAAAGTCAAATAAGCACTGGGAGGCAGAAATGCCACCAAATTTTGATAGAAGTAAATTGGCAATGGAGAAGTTTATCCGTATCAAGTAAGCTTGTGATGAACATTATTTTTTGAAAGTAAAAGATAATTTTGATAGACTATTTTCCCAATGAATGTACTTAACTTGCTCGTGGTGTTTTAGATATGTGGAGAAAATATGGGTTTCAAAAGATGATATGCAATCAACATCAAGTGGAGGGGCTAGGAAGGGTATTCTCAAGAACAGCAGAAGACTTTCTCTTGAAGAAAGCATTCTTGCAAACCACGTCTCAAAAATTGTACCACCAATAACAAGAGCTCGTGGGGTAACCATGTTATTCATTCCTTACCAATATTCTAGTGAATTGTTGTTTTATTCTACCAGATCTTTTTTAAAAGAAGGTCACAACTGTTATTACTGAATTCATCTTCATTTTCTAAGTTTTTGTTGTGTTTTCTGCTTACCTTCCAAGATTTACTATATATTGGAAACATGAGGATATGTTCGTTTTAAGTGTATTTATGCAATTCAGGTTTTTATAGAGACACAAAAGAAGAATTCTCCTCCATTTAAAAGACCATCCTCATCTGTTGATTTTGACAAGTCCACAAAGAGCATCGGTACTGGGGACATTTTCAACTTGCTTTGCATCTATGACGATAACCAAAATTTCTCAACACTGCCACCTTCAAGCTGGGCAACATTTGATTGTATGATAAATCATCATGTCTATCATCTTTTCATATGTCTTTTATTGATTTCAATGAATAATATTGAAAATCCAAAGCAAGTTGAAAATGTATGGCATTTTATGTTTGAAAATATGgatttgtttttcttcattttaacaCATTCTTTTATTCTTAATCCATAGTTGTATTTCACAGGGCGACTCTCATGTTAAgtacttttaaattattaattagaaGATATTAAATCAATATATACACATGTATGTTTGCAGGAGAAGCATCAGGATTTTAAGTTCATAGCCTTTTCAATTAATCCTTGGTGTAGGTGTCACAAGATTATATTTACTTTTGAAGCTGTGAAGTGGGATCAACGTTTTGCTGCATAAGGTTAGTGTAGgcatttttctcattttttatttttttaacaatgtgATTTGCACTTTCATATTTTGGTGAATCTCTAGATAGTTTTGGTTGATTTTCTTCCATTCCCATACTTATTGTATACCTTTTGAAATTCTTAAATTTATCTGAACTAAGTCAAGTTAATTCCAATGTACTTTTATATACGAGTAATATTGCCTAATATAACAAGGTATGTTTAAGACCTTTACCTGTCAGTGCATTGCCTTatataattgtttaaaaaataccATTACGTAATTATGTGTTTTCTAGTCTTTTAGTAAATAATTGTTTTGTTTATTAATGTTGTCTATTTTCCTAAAgaatctttattttaatttttttgttttggcaGGTTTGTTAGAGTACACTGTTTTGAAAGGACATTTTGGTGTTGAAATGGAGCATAGAATGGTTTGGTTTACATTGTAGTTCATTATTCTTACAACATTAACTAATCTGAGATGGACATCTGAGGGAGGacataatatttatattcttcTGTAACAAAGTTTTCGTCATTGGTTCATAGAACAAAAAAGttgtaaatttaatataaattaacttAGGTTTGtccatattttttcttttttatctcaaaataaatatacatcGTTAACATTCCAGTGAATTTTGGTTGCTTTCGCAGCCTTAACACTTTTAGTTATACACTGCGACGTCTATAACCTCACTCTGTCAACAGTTTTTACCCCTCTTTAATAAAAACGGTATTATTACCTTCCCCCCTTATATTtacttcaatattttatttattataatatattttttttaaaaaaatatacaatttagtTATTTCTATTAAATTTTTAGGGCATTAATGTAGAACAATAGTGCATAGATGAAATCTAAGTGTTACAAATCCTAAGTGTTAAGGCTGCCGCATGGAAGACTTTGAgggttaaattttttattataaaagaagTCATTGTTGCATAAGTGACCATCGGAGAAAGATAATTAGGGTTGAAAGAgaggaaaatagaaaaagattaAGGATAATAACAAGCAAACATAGAGATATGTGTGTAATTTAATCGaaagtaaaaaaatacatatttttaaaaaaaagttaaaaccaatttttttttaaaaaaacactacagtaaattaaatattaacactAAGACGAAAAAGAGAATTACACCTCGTTAAAGTTACCTTtctatgatatatatataattttttagttactCTTAATATTACATtctacttatattttaaaaaaaaaacacaacgcCAATCATGTATATTCATGTCTACTAATATCCAATAATCATACAATATTAATATCCATAAtggataaataaatataattaacatGCACAATTAATTTTGAAGCGTATTGTTTGAATAAAAGTACAACTAAGTGTAGTTTCTAACGTAATTAAGTAACTTCTTAACATATGAttgcatttaaaaaaagttcaaattgaCATAATATGTGTTTAAAGTGTTTCAAATTAATGTCATATATGCTTTCAtgatatacaaaaataaaaaatattttacaatcaATTTATTAGTGTCAAAGTTATAAAAGTTAATAcagataattaaaataacaataaaaattcaaatttaactaCTCGATTAGCAAACTTTAAATTTCATCTAAAATGATCAATGGTTTAGAATCGGTGTAATTTTTACATTGATTTGATTTTTAACGTGGGTATAATTAAAGGTAAATTCCAAGAAAAATAGAGAagtgaaatttataaaatgataggAAGTAAACGATAAAATGTGTAATTAAGCTCGTTGTAAGtgagtataaagttttttttgaaataatatttatatgataaaataattactatatattttctttatataattaAGTCAAATTGGGTCTATCGAATTTGGAATTCATTTATTTAacccaattaaaaaaataagtcaaACCATTTATATGTAATTCATTTGATACCTGATATCCGATGTGGTAAGGGAAGAAGCAGGAAGCTAGAAGTTGGAACAATAGATGAACAGCAGTAGATACAGTCTGTTGCTTAGTTGTGGTCACGTGGCGCCATCTGCACCGGTGAAACGATGTCGTTTAGATTGGCGCGCCAAAGCACAGCTGGCGGATGAAATGGAGATTCGGGTGTGCAGCAACCGCAGCTGCCGCAGACAGGGCTCATTTCAAACCCTAGAAACCCTCTCTGGCGTCGCTCCTCCAAACGTAACCGTGAAGCCGTGCGGGTGCTTGGGGCGTTGCGGTGGGGGCCCCAACCTGGTGGTCCTGCCTGATGGACTCATCTTTGGCCATTGCGGGACGGCTGCTCGGGCGGCGGAGCTCATAGTCACTCTGTTTGCCCAAGCCGGCCATGACCCCAAAACTTGTTTGGACGCGCTTGCTTTGAGGAAGAGAGCGGACATTGAGTTTGCCAACCGAAATTTCACTCAGGCTGAGCTTCTGCTCTCACAGGTACACGCTGGCCAAAGCAAACCATTCTTCATTCTCCATTTTACTtgagaattttgaatttaaagcGAGAGACAACTCATTCTTCCTTTCTATCTTTTCAAATCAATTGATACAGGCTATAGATTTAAAACCATTTGGTGGCATGCATATCACATTTAAATGCAGGTTTGCTAAACTCATTCTTTATATCAGGTTTCATCAATGTGCTTGTTTCCTTTGTTACGTCATTATCTATTTTGACATTTGACATTCAGGTCATTTGTAAGGCTGAAATTGGGCAACTACTCTGGTGCCCTCCAAGATGCTGAAGAGGCTTTGGCATTAGCTCCCCGCTATTCTGAGGTGACTCGGATTCttctattatattaaaaaaacaacttgCTTTCCAATTATGATTACCTCTTAAGATACCCCTTTAGAGACTAGTTCTTCATTACTCATGTCCATGTGTTGTTTCCCTTCTTACTTTTTGTTTCATCTGAAATCTATAAAGTTTTGAAAACTTTACGTAAGTGTTTTAAAAAGCTCCAACAGAAATGATTGGAAGATGTTTTCCTATCGTCTTCTGTTTTCCTAGAGCTTTTTAGTCTCAATAacaaacttttctttttatgtaCAATGAAGGCAACCAGGTTTGAACCTAAGGCCTTATGCTGGGTAAATCCTACGGGAAGGATTTAGCTTCTCCCCTGAGCTTAAATCAATTCATGCTCTTTAACCTTTGAAGAAGTTACATGAAATAGTTTCTACTAAAGTTATGTGTATGAGTAGATTTTAGTTTTCGAGAGAAgtacaatttatttttagtttaatttcttCTGTTATGAATATTTATATAGATGTTTGTCGAAATGCAGTCCTAGTTAAATTTACAGCCGTTTGTATGAAGTCTAGACTAGATTATTGACGATGTGCTGTCATTGCTAATCACATCATTTGATCATTAGCTTTTCTTTAGGAAATACTTTGTACTGCCTTACTTATCCTAAATAAATATGTTGGGATGTTTTGAGTGTTGAAGAGTAGCATCTGAAGTTAATGAAAAATTCGGTGGAGGAAGAGTCTTTGCCAGACAGTTTCGATTAAAATTTCTTGTAAATAACAACTGAGTGAGATTCATTAAATGAGAAGCCGTAATTTTGATCCATtggattaattttattattgcaGGCTATACTACACTAGATTCCCCCCATCCTTTCCAGCAATCCTGTTATCAGTGTTCACCATTGCTGGAAATCACCTCAGAGACaacattttcttctttgtttttctttttctcttcatctCCATTCTCCTCTCTAATTTCTCCAAGGCCAATGAAATCAACTTCATGAACCAGAAACTGTTCTCTTAATCTTAACTGGGATCAATCAAGATACCACATCAACCACTGCCAACATTGGTGAGATTCTATAACCTCTCCGACACTGACATCCAGCCTGCCATAAAGAAGCCATCTTACAAGCCCAAGATGCATGCTGTTCGGACTAACTCTCTGCCTTCAACTGCTCCACAACCAAACCCAACACCAACCTTGCACCATAGTAATCAACAAAGTCTAAAATTTTCACCTTCCAAATTAAACCCAGATTTCGGGTACACTTCTTTGCATGAGGTATAGGTCTTGAGAGAAAAATCGATACATGGGCATGTTTCTATTTCTTCACCCCTGTTTGATTTTGCATCTACTTTTCCCCTTCAAATGTTTGATTTTTGACGTTTTTGACATTTGTACCCATGCAAAAGGACGACTCTGGTGTAGAACTTCCCTCCACCTCCTTGGAAGAAGGATTATTTATGATTCTCTTTGAAGAATTGCTGGATTGGGGTGAGAATTGAGCctgtgaagaaaaataaaagaaattggtggttaaaacaaaattatcaaTGGTTGTTTTGGAAGAACTGAATATGGTGGTTGGGCTCCCCAGCGATGATGTCACAGATAATGGAGTTTCATGGGTGACAATGGTGGTGGTCATGGGACCAAGTAGGCAGTTTATGGCAGCGAGGATGAGAGATGTCACGTGTGGATTGAGCGGAGCCAGTTGAAGGTGGAGAGAGAAAGGGTTGAGAGGAGTAAATACAGTGTGGAAGAAGCAGGGTTTAACTGTGAGTTAGATGAATCCAACGCTCAATAAAATTGGTTTGCCATACACTACCTAAAAAGCTGGTCCATTGTAGCCTTCACcaatttcttataaatttttgtaaataatagatttttttttcagaagaGTACTTTAGAGTTTGTTACTAgcattttgttttttgttaaaAGGTGCAATGCAACTCTCAAAAGGTTTAGTTCCATCTTGAGTTTTAAATCAGCTGAGTTTCTTGACCATTGTAGGTAAACCTTTTCATGTGTACCCTTCCCCACATTAGTGAAAACTACTACCTTTTGATTGTTACTGAAATCTCATGATAATGTCACAACTAGATATTGTAGTCTTGATCTTGCCTCGATATAATTTGCCTATCACCAGTGTGTATATGTTCATTTTTCACTTGTTATGTGCTGTACCTATTTTTCACTTGTATAATATTGTCATTTTATCTATGCAGGCTCGTATGTGCCAAGGTGATGCCTTCTTGGCATTAAACAAATTTGATTTGGCAGAACAGTCATATTTAACATCTTTAGATATTGAACCTTCGATTCGTCATTCTAAATCATTCAAGGTAGCGTTCAATGTCTTGCTATACGTATAAcgtatgtatttttttttt
The sequence above is a segment of the Phaseolus vulgaris cultivar G19833 chromosome 2, P. vulgaris v2.0, whole genome shotgun sequence genome. Coding sequences within it:
- the LOC137813078 gene encoding probable ADP-ribosylation factor GTPase-activating protein AGD15 isoform X4, whose protein sequence is MNGKASVSKELNAKHAKILEGLLKLPDNRECADCRNRAPRWASVNLGIFICMQCSGIHRSLGVHISKVRSTTLDTWLPEQVSFMQFMGNVKSNKHWEAEMPPNFDRSKLAMEKFIRIKYVEKIWVSKDDMQSTSSGGARKGILKNSRRLSLEESILANHVSKIVPPITRARGVFIETQKKNSPPFKRPSSSVDFDKSTKSIGTGDIFNLLCIYDDNQNFSTLPPSSWATFDCVTRLYLLLKL
- the LOC137813081 gene encoding uncharacterized protein isoform X2, whose translation is MNSSRYSLLLSCGHVAPSAPVKRCRLDWRAKAQLADEMEIRVCSNRSCRRQGSFQTLETLSGVAPPNVTVKPCGCLGRCGGGPNLVVLPDGLIFGHCGTAARAAELIVTLFAQAGHDPKTCLDALALRKRADIEFANRNFTQAELLLSQAIDLKPFGGMHITFKCRSFVRLKLGNYSGALQDAEEALALAPRYSEARMCQGDAFLALNKFDLAEQSYLTSLDIEPSIRHSKSFKVCFISTTFISQFVEGKGPRILLVPLNIFLVIALQYHLFLLQKFLTMLLLVIKIGSIKSCQVSKPSNFIRSRRHSSFSINGR
- the LOC137813078 gene encoding probable ADP-ribosylation factor GTPase-activating protein AGD15 isoform X1, giving the protein MNGKASVSKELNAKHAKILEGLLKLPDNRECADCRNRAPRWASVNLGIFICMQCSGIHRSLGVHISKVRSTTLDTWLPEQVSFMQFMGNVKSNKHWEAEMPPNFDRSKLAMEKFIRIKYVEKIWVSKDDMQSTSSGGARKGILKNSRRLSLEESILANHVSKIVPPITRARGRHKRRILLHLKDHPHLLILTSPQRASVLGTFSTCFASMTITKISQHCHLQAGQHLIEKHQDFKFIAFSINPWCRCHKIIFTFEAVKWDQRFAA
- the LOC137813081 gene encoding uncharacterized protein isoform X1 encodes the protein MNSSRYSLLLSCGHVAPSAPVKRCRLDWRAKAQLADEMEIRVCSNRSCRRQGSFQTLETLSGVAPPNVTVKPCGCLGRCGGGPNLVVLPDGLIFGHCGTAARAAELIVTLFAQAGHDPKTCLDALALRKRADIEFANRNFTQAELLLSQAIDLKPFGGMHITFKCRSFVRLKLGNYSGALQDAEEALALAPRYSEARMCQGDAFLALNKFDLAEQSYLTSLDIEPSIRHSKSFKARVTELREKLAAANTP
- the LOC137813078 gene encoding probable ADP-ribosylation factor GTPase-activating protein AGD15 isoform X3, encoding MNGKASVSKELNAKHAKILEGLLKLPDNRECADCRNRAPRWASVNLGIFICMQCSGIHRSLGVHISKVRSTTLDTWLPEQVSFMQFMGNVKSNKHWEAEMPPNFDRSKLAMEKFIRIKYVEKIWVSKDDMQSTSSGGARKGILKNSRRLSLEESILANHVSKIVPPITRARGEKHQDFKFIAFSINPWCRCHKIIFTFEAVKWDQRFAA
- the LOC137813078 gene encoding probable ADP-ribosylation factor GTPase-activating protein AGD15 isoform X2 translates to MNGKASVSKELNAKHAKILEGLLKLPDNRECADCRNRAPRWASVNLGIFICMQCSGIHRSLGVHISKVRSTTLDTWLPEQVSFMQFMGNVKSNKHWEAEMPPNFDRSKLAMEKFIRIKYVEKIWVSKDDMQSTSSGGARKGILKNSRRLSLEESILANHVSKIVPPITRARGRHKRRILLHLKDHPHLLILTSPQRASVLGTFSTCFASMTITKISQHCHLQAGQHLIVSQDYIYF